GCGTATGCGGCGCCCTTGCCCAGCACGATCAGCGGGCGCTGCGCCTGCCTGAGCACGTCCAGCGCGCGCTCGACCGCCTCCGGCGCCGGAAGCTGACGTGGCGCCGGATCGGTGACCCGCCAGATGGTGGCGGCCGCGGCGGAGGCGTCCATGGCCTGGCCCAAGACCTCGGCGGGGATGTCGAGGTAGACCCCGCCGGGACGCCCGGAAACCGCGGTCCGAATGGCGCGGGCGACGCCGCGGCCGATGTCCTCGATCCGGCCGATCCGGTAGGCCGCCTTCGCGAACGGCCTCGCGGCGTTGAGCTGGTCGAGGTCCTGGTACTCACCGCGCTGCAAATCCACCATGGCGCGGTTGCTCGAACCCGAGATCTGGATCATCGGGAAGCAGTTCGTCGTCGCGTTGGCGAGTGCGGGCAGGCCGTTGAGGAAACCGGGCCCGGACGTGGTGAGGCACACACCCGGGCGGCCGGTGAGGAACCCGGCGGCGGCCGCGGCGTTGCCCGCCGAGGTTTCCTGCCGGAAGCCGAGGTAGCGAACACCGGACGCCTGCGCGACCCGGGCGAGGTCGGTGATCGGGATGCCGACGAGCCCGTAAATCGTGTCGACATCGTTGGCCTTGAGGGCTGCCACCACCAGGTGAAAGCCGTCGGTCAGACGTCGCGCTTCACCCGAAGATGCCGAAACAGTGGTCATGGTGACGACTCCTCTGGGTCGGTGCTGCTGATCACCTATCACCGTGGTCCGCGCGCGGGTCGGGTGTCCAAGACGTACCCGCTACCCAGCGATTGACGATAGAAACGGATTATCGCTCGTGATCGGATGAGTATTGGACGAGCGAGCGGGTAGCTGGGCATGGTGCCAGCAGAGGCTTTCACCGAACCGGAAGGGGTGCGGCGATGACGATCGACTCAACCACGCAAGCCACGGAGGCACCGGGCCTGGGGCAGGACCGTATCGCGGACCTGGTCAAGGCGGCGGCACGCCGCTCACCGGACAAATCGGCGCTGGTGGTAACCGCCGGCCGCATCCCGGTGAGCTATGGCGACCTGGTGGGACTCGTCGACGACCTGGCCGGACAGCTGACGCGGGCCGGCCTGCGGCCCGGTGACCGGGTCGCGCTGCGCGCGGGGAGCAATGCCGAGTTCGTCGTCGGCCTGCTGGCGACGTCGCGGGCGGACCTGGTGGCGGTGCCGCTGGATCCCGCCCTGCCGGTCGGCGAGCAACACCAGCGCAGTGAGGCGGCCGGGGCGCGGGCCGTCCTGGTCGACGGCGAAGGCCCCGGCGACAAGGACCAGGCCGCCCTGCGGTGGTGGCCGATCGCGGTGACGACCGGCGGCAACGGCTCCGGGCCCGCGGTCCACCTCGACGCCGCCACGGCACCGAGGGACGACGTGGCGACGCCGGAGGGATTACGCGCCGACGACGCCATGATCATGTTCACCGGGGGAACCACCGGTGTGCCGAAGATGGTGCCGTGGACGCGCGCCAACCTCGCCACCTCGGTGCGGGCCATCGTCGCCGGCTACGAGCTCGGGGAGACCGACGCCACCGTTGCGGTGATGCCGCTGTACCACGGCCACGGCCTGCTCGCGGCGCTGTTGGCGACCCTCGCATCCGCCGGCACCGTGGTGCTGCCGGCGCGCGGACGGTTCTCGGCGCACACCTTCTGGGACGACATCGACGCCGTCCGGGCGACCTGGTACACCGCGGTTCCGACGATCCATCAGATCCTGCTGGAGCGCGCCACGGCCGAACACCAAACCGAGCGGGCGGCACTGCGGTTCATCCGCAGTTGCAGCGCACCGCTCACCGCGGAGACGGCGCAGGCATTGCAGGACACGTTCTCGGCGCCGGTGGTGTGCGCCTACGGCATGACCGAGGCCAGCCACCAGGTGGCCACCACCCGGATCGGGGCCGGCGAGAACCCCGCCGCGACACCCGGTCTCGTGGGTCGCTCGACCGGCCCGAAGATCCGCATCGTCGGTTCCGGCGGCCAGCCGGTGCCCACGGGCACCGTCGGGGAGATCTGGCTGCACGGCCCCACCGTGGTCCGCGGCTACCTCGGCGACCCCGCGATCACCGCGGCCAATTTCACCGACGGGTGGCTGCGGACCGGCGACCTCGGGTCGGTTTCGGCCTCCGGTGACCTGACGATCCGCGGCCGGATCAAGGAACTGATCAACCGGGGTGGCGAAAAAATCTCCCCCGAGCACGTCGAGGGCGTCCTGGCCAGCCACCCCGACGTCCTCGAGGCGGCCGTCTTCGCCGTGCCGGACAAGCTTTACGGGGAAGCCGTGGCGGCCGTGATCGTTCCGCGCGAAGGGGCGTCGCCCACGCCCGACGAGCTTGTGGAGTTTTGCCGGGGCCGGCTGGCCCCCTTCGAGGTGCCGGCCAGCTTCGAGACGGCGCGCGAACTGCCGCACACCGCGAAAGGATCGCTGGACCGTCGCGCGGTGGCAGATCGATTCGGCCGCAAGGCCTGAGCGGCTCAGACGGTCGCCTTCACCCGCGCGGCGGCGGACTCGGGCATGGGTTCGTAGCGGGCGAACGAACGGGTGAACGAGGCGGCGCCGTGGGCCAGTGAGCGCAGGTCGATCGCGTAGCGCGTCAGCTCGGCCTGCGGCAC
This genomic window from Mycobacterium saskatchewanense contains:
- a CDS encoding FadD7 family fatty acid--CoA ligase, with amino-acid sequence MTIDSTTQATEAPGLGQDRIADLVKAAARRSPDKSALVVTAGRIPVSYGDLVGLVDDLAGQLTRAGLRPGDRVALRAGSNAEFVVGLLATSRADLVAVPLDPALPVGEQHQRSEAAGARAVLVDGEGPGDKDQAALRWWPIAVTTGGNGSGPAVHLDAATAPRDDVATPEGLRADDAMIMFTGGTTGVPKMVPWTRANLATSVRAIVAGYELGETDATVAVMPLYHGHGLLAALLATLASAGTVVLPARGRFSAHTFWDDIDAVRATWYTAVPTIHQILLERATAEHQTERAALRFIRSCSAPLTAETAQALQDTFSAPVVCAYGMTEASHQVATTRIGAGENPAATPGLVGRSTGPKIRIVGSGGQPVPTGTVGEIWLHGPTVVRGYLGDPAITAANFTDGWLRTGDLGSVSASGDLTIRGRIKELINRGGEKISPEHVEGVLASHPDVLEAAVFAVPDKLYGEAVAAVIVPREGASPTPDELVEFCRGRLAPFEVPASFETARELPHTAKGSLDRRAVADRFGRKA